A stretch of the Panicum virgatum strain AP13 chromosome 9N, P.virgatum_v5, whole genome shotgun sequence genome encodes the following:
- the LOC120688688 gene encoding glycine-rich protein DOT1-like: protein MSLLRRTGGGGGDRSLQGWGWAPGARRGASGAGTRVGDGQRGAPGAGSRAGGEARLFGGGEGRAGALRAGNGHRGAQGRLAPEAGTRAPGAGPSSSSSSLAAAALRGRGVPGAGPRTSRAPGMPLSGRGGGVRGRSGVDVRSPRGLWGGDVDAAFGTGTWTRRRREGGRGLRGGAGRRRGCGGGGGVQRQGRRHGAAAAAARPGMWRGSCGGAGCGGRASVVCV, encoded by the exons ATGTCCCTCTTG CGGCGcaccgggggcgggggcggggaccGGTCGCTCCAGGGGTGGGGATGGGCGccgggggcgcggcgcggcgcttcGGGGGCGGGGACGCGCGTCGGGGACGGGCAACGGGGCGCTCCGGGGGCGGGGTCGCGCGCCGGGGGCGAGGCGCGGCTCTTCGGGGGCGGGGAGGGGCGCGCGGGGGCGCTTCGCGCCGGGAACGGGCACCGGGGCGCTCAGGGGCGGCTCGCGCCGGAAGCGGGCACCAGGGCGCCGGGGGccgggccgagctcctcctcctccagcttggcggcggcggcactccggGGGCGCGGCGTGCCGGGGGCCGGGCCGAGGACGAGCCGGGCCCCGGGGATGCCGTTGTcggggcggggaggcggcgtcAGGGGCCGGTCGGGCGTCGACGTCAGGAGCCCGCGCGGCCTATGGGGCGGGGATGTGGACGCGGCCTTCGGGACGGGGACGTGGACGCGGCGTCGTCGGGAGGGCGGGCGCGGCCTTCGGGGCGGGGCGGGAAGGCGGcgtgggtgcggcggcgggggcggggtgcAGCGGCAGGGACGGCGacacggtgcggcggcggcggcagcgcggccggGGATGTGGCGCGGGTCCTGCGGCGGGGCGGGGTGCGGTGGCCGTGCgtctgttgtgtgtgtgtga
- the LOC120692861 gene encoding uncharacterized protein LOC120692861: MPSVSAFASSSSALLRGPPARVRRLLVAAATRAHSSAAGGGSRARGGLPRFHTPSIPSSKGEVVRIQGDEFWHMTRVLRLGVNDRVDLFDGAGGLVEGSITKVDKGGSDVELLEDARLIAPQGIQWHVFAAFGTLKGGRADWLIEKCTVCYLQFGCSASSLCTSKSVPLF; this comes from the exons ATGCCGTCCGTATCCGCCTTCGCTTCCTCATCCTCGGCACTGCTGCGCGGCCCCCCCGCGCGGGTCCGGCGCCTCCTCGTCGCAGCCGCGACGCGCGCGCACAGCAGCGCCGCAGGCGGCGGGAGCCGCGCTCGCGGTGGGCTGCCGCGGTTCCACACTCCTTCTATCCCCTCTTCGAAG GGTGAGGTGGTCCGCATCCAAGGAGACGAGTTCTGGCACATGACAAGGGTTTTGCGCCTTGGAGTCAATGACAG GGTTGACCTATTTGATGGAGCTGGCGGTTTAGTTGAAGGATCCATAACGAAAGTTGACAAGGGTGGCTCGGATGTTGAGCTATTAGAGGATGCTAGGCTTATAGCTCCTCAAGGAATCCAATGGCATGTCTTTGCTGCTTTTG GGACACTGAAGGGTGGACGTGCAGATTGGCTTATAGAGAAATGTACTGTATGTTACTTGCAATTTGGGTGTTCTGCTTCTTCGTTGTGTACTTCTAAGTCTGTACCCCTCTTCTGA
- the LOC120691774 gene encoding uncharacterized protein LOC120691774, whose amino-acid sequence MAAADRLPPYVVLLRSVDLERVSDERTQELGVLRCPNRKAYGCGAQGQKLVEGLTLLLRLVDYPNLISSLCIRLSDQALQIIQEELGQRRRPILQIGGSRGIDAEGHVHQADGSLIALTVVFCFEARELIYHLVYDAVGESLSLAADLPKHRASPLTGKPVPLRRRDGVYLLTVAELVEVGRRRLRRPDDGVLCVWPMGPPADLSSSPPDPWQIKKRVFQGERGKGPFFAHVAFSFQGHAFWVNLMEGALRCDHMRTTGDCSDVGFDFISLPDGFELGLGGTLELGLGDTTMKFGLVNMFRTMGSDGDSIKFVSIDHTGGFGDRMVRVWTLHMDHHGHSWSHDIQFSVGSIWDPEDFKKARLPKSLPKCPVVMPDGVLWFLLPNRCLTLDYSMDDHICILDMRNMSIS is encoded by the coding sequence ATGGCCGCCGCAGATCGCCTGCCTCCGTACGTCGTGCTGCTCCGCAGCGTGGATCTGGAGCGGGTCTCCGACGAGCGCACGCAAGAGTTGGGCGTGCTCAGGTGCCCTAATCGGAAGGCCTACGGATGCGGCGCGCAGGGGCAGAAGCTGGTGGAAGGCCTCACGCTGCTCCTGCGGCTTGTCGACTACCCGAATCTCATCTCGTCCCTGTGCATCCGCCTCAGCGATCAAGCGCTTCAGATCATTCAAGAGGAATTGGGCCAGAGGCGCAGACCCATCCTCCAGATCGGCGGGAGCAGAGGGATCGACGCCGAGGGCCACGTCCACCAAGCGGACGGGAGCCTCATCGCACTCACGGTGGTCTTCTGCTTCGAGGCAAGAGAGCTCATCTATCACCTTGTCTACGACGCCGTCGGCGAATCGCTCTCGTTGGCCGCGGATCTACCGAAGCATCGGGCATCCCCTCTTACGGGGAAACCCgttcccctgcgccgccgcgacggcgtCTATCTGCTCACCGTGGCGGAGCTGGTTGAGGTAGGGCGGCGGCGTCTGCGGCGACCCGACGATGGGGTTCTCTGCGTGTGGCCTATGGGGCCGCCGGCGGATCTCTCGTCTTCTCCCCCCGATCCGTGGCAGATTAAGAAGCGGGTCTTCCAGGGTGAACGGGGCAAGGGGCCCTTCTTTGCGCACGTCGCCTTCTCCTTCCAAGGCCATGCCTTCTGGGTCAATCTCATGGAAGGCGCCCTGCGCTGTGACCACATGCGCACCACCGGTGACTGCTCTGACGTGGGTTTTGACTTCATCAGCTTACCCGACGGGTTCGAGCTTGGTCTCGGCGGTACCTTGGAGTTGGGGCTAGGCGACACTACCATGAAATTTGGGTTGGTGAACATGTTTCGTACCATGGGCAGCGATGGGGATTCTATTAAGTTCGTCTCCATCGATCACACCGGGGGCTTTGGTGACAGGATGGTGAGGGTGTGGACTCTGCATATGGATCACCATGGACATAGCTGGAGTCACGACATTCAGTTCAGTGTGGGAAGCATCTGGGATCCGGAGGACTTTAAGAAGGCGAGACTGCCGAAGAGTTTGCCCAAGTGCCCCGTTGTAATGCCGGATGGTGTCCTGTGGTTCCTGCTGCCCAACAGGTGCTTGACACTGGATTATTCCATGGATGATCATATATGCATCCTTGACATGCGCAACATGAGCATCTCATAG